In 'Nostoc azollae' 0708, the following are encoded in one genomic region:
- a CDS encoding caspase family protein — protein MKRRAFLERIGSILAVLGLTEAEWLTLGNRYYQALAQPKPRKLALLIGINQYPQSPVLSGCLTDVELQKELLIHRFGFASADILTLTEEQASREFIEAACLDHLGNQAKADDTVVFHFSGYGTRVKLATFPETVENALIPFDVDTQNQLSVNYLLEQTLLLLLRSLPTNRVTTILDTSYYAPSTLQTPALKFRSRPESSVAKLALEELAFLKQQQTQNPALNNAMLLKATSTENQQAGELLFGNFSAGLFTYVLTQYLWETTPATTIQILLSHIRSSIYKLGSKQQPGLWTEKKNPQSGLIIDNFPLVSSDAEGVVIALNEDGKAVELWLGGLPLQVLEYYGVNSRLITPTGEQLIFKSHNGLTAKAQISNQDATTSLQVGQVVQEAVRVLPRNISLTVLLDSGLERIERVDATSAFATITRIVNITATEQKPDYIFGKLKNIPSRYGLFSLDGEVILNTAGETGEAVKVAVQRLTPKFSTLLAAKLWRLTENQVSSRLAVKATLEMVNNISPGVVMQQQTWRGFSGKSTTHKALTTPGTAIPTVPVGSTMQYRVENLSARPIYLMLVGLNNSRSAITFYPWEVSKLADTSDTKPHLREIVISPGQTLRLPENNATAGWTLPSPVFFCEHQLILSTSPFTETLAALGITKYPSSDQQPISPLVNALEVAQALLQDLHNASKIKVEITGTAADSYVLDVNNWASLNFSFQVVSTLQF, from the coding sequence ATGAAACGGCGTGCGTTTTTAGAACGAATTGGCTCCATACTGGCAGTATTGGGACTGACTGAAGCTGAGTGGTTAACTTTAGGGAATCGCTATTATCAAGCTTTAGCACAACCCAAACCGCGTAAGTTGGCATTGTTAATAGGTATCAATCAATATCCACAGAGTCCTGTCCTTAGTGGTTGTTTAACTGATGTGGAATTGCAAAAAGAACTTTTGATTCACCGCTTTGGCTTTGCATCTGCGGATATTCTCACCTTAACTGAGGAACAAGCCAGCCGGGAATTTATCGAAGCGGCTTGTTTAGATCACTTGGGTAACCAAGCGAAAGCTGATGATACAGTCGTTTTTCATTTTAGCGGCTATGGCACTCGTGTTAAATTGGCAACTTTTCCAGAGACTGTGGAAAATGCCTTAATTCCTTTCGATGTAGATACACAGAATCAACTATCTGTCAACTATTTATTAGAACAAACTCTTTTATTGTTGTTGCGCTCACTCCCTACCAACCGAGTCACAACAATATTAGATACTAGTTATTATGCTCCCAGTACATTACAGACCCCTGCTTTGAAATTTCGTTCCCGCCCAGAATCATCAGTAGCAAAGTTAGCACTGGAGGAATTGGCATTTCTCAAACAGCAACAAACCCAGAATCCCGCACTTAACAATGCAATGCTGCTAAAAGCAACCTCGACAGAAAATCAGCAAGCGGGAGAATTGCTTTTTGGTAATTTCAGTGCAGGTTTATTTACCTACGTTTTGACCCAATACTTATGGGAAACTACCCCAGCCACAACCATTCAAATTCTGCTCTCTCATATCCGTAGTTCCATATACAAATTGGGTAGCAAACAGCAGCCAGGGTTATGGACTGAAAAGAAAAATCCTCAAAGTGGTTTAATTATTGATAATTTCCCCCTGGTAAGTAGTGATGCAGAAGGAGTGGTAATAGCTCTAAATGAAGATGGTAAAGCAGTCGAGTTATGGCTGGGAGGATTACCTCTGCAAGTTTTGGAATACTATGGAGTTAATTCCAGATTGATTACACCGACTGGAGAACAGTTAATCTTTAAGTCGCACAATGGTTTAACTGCAAAAGCACAGATATCCAACCAAGACGCTACCACATCGCTACAAGTTGGGCAAGTAGTACAAGAAGCAGTGCGCGTCTTACCTCGGAATATTAGTTTAACTGTTCTCTTAGATTCTGGTCTAGAAAGAATTGAGCGTGTAGATGCTACCAGCGCCTTTGCGACAATTACTCGGATAGTTAACATTACAGCAACAGAACAGAAGCCTGATTACATATTTGGCAAGTTAAAAAACATACCGAGTCGTTATGGTCTTTTTTCCCTTGATGGTGAAGTGATTCTCAATACGGCCGGGGAAACTGGAGAAGCCGTGAAAGTAGCAGTGCAGAGATTAACACCAAAATTTTCTACCCTGTTAGCAGCAAAGTTATGGCGACTGACAGAAAATCAAGTTTCTTCTCGCTTGGCTGTGAAAGCTACTTTAGAGATGGTGAACAACATCTCACCCGGTGTCGTTATGCAACAGCAAACATGGCGCGGGTTTAGTGGGAAAAGTACAACTCATAAAGCACTCACCACCCCAGGAACAGCTATTCCCACAGTTCCCGTCGGGAGTACGATGCAGTATAGGGTAGAAAATTTGAGCGCTCGCCCGATATATTTAATGTTAGTGGGGTTAAATAATAGTAGAAGTGCCATCACCTTTTACCCTTGGGAAGTCTCTAAACTAGCAGATACCTCTGACACCAAACCCCATCTCCGAGAAATAGTCATTTCTCCTGGACAAACTCTGAGATTACCAGAAAACAATGCTACTGCTGGTTGGACGCTTCCTTCCCCAGTTTTCTTTTGTGAACACCAACTAATTCTTAGTACCTCTCCCTTCACTGAAACCCTTGCAGCCTTGGGAATTACCAAGTATCCTAGTTCTGA
- the sat gene encoding sulfate adenylyltransferase → MSYHPDAIAPHGGELINRVASSEQREVFLSKGDFLPRVTLDERALSDLEMIAIGGFSPLISFMNQADYDRVVTEMRLANGLVWSIPITLSVTEENAAPLQAGGLVRLDNPNGEFIGVLELSEKYSYDKKREAINVYRTDDVKHPGVEVLYNQGSVNLAGDIWLLQRDSHPQFPSYQIDPAPSRQMFREKGWKTIVGFQTRNPIHRAHEYIQKCALETVDGLFLHPLVGATKEDDIAADVRMRCYEILMEHYYPLDRVILAINPAAMRYAGPREAIFHALVRKNYGCTHFIVGRDHAGVGDYYGTYDAQYIFDEFAPEELGIVPMKFEHAFYCTRTKQMATTKTSPSRPEERVHLSGTKVREMLRRGELPPPEFSRPEVVAELARAMSIPQAALAEP, encoded by the coding sequence TTGAGTTACCATCCAGATGCGATCGCCCCCCACGGCGGAGAGTTAATAAACCGAGTTGCTTCGTCAGAACAAAGAGAAGTATTTCTCTCCAAAGGTGACTTTTTACCGCGAGTAACACTTGATGAGCGAGCCCTTTCTGATTTGGAAATGATAGCCATTGGTGGTTTTAGTCCGCTGATTAGTTTCATGAACCAAGCCGACTATGATCGCGTAGTTACAGAAATGCGACTGGCCAACGGACTTGTCTGGTCAATTCCAATTACACTATCTGTAACAGAAGAAAATGCAGCCCCTCTCCAAGCAGGTGGTTTAGTGCGTCTGGATAACCCCAATGGGGAGTTTATTGGGGTTTTGGAACTGAGCGAAAAGTATAGTTATGACAAAAAACGCGAAGCTATCAATGTCTATCGCACAGATGATGTCAAACACCCTGGAGTGGAGGTACTTTACAATCAAGGTTCCGTGAATCTAGCTGGGGATATCTGGTTACTGCAACGTGATTCTCATCCCCAGTTTCCCAGCTACCAAATTGATCCTGCTCCTTCCCGGCAAATGTTTAGAGAGAAAGGTTGGAAAACTATCGTCGGTTTCCAAACTCGCAACCCCATCCACCGCGCCCATGAGTATATTCAAAAATGTGCTTTGGAAACAGTAGACGGTCTATTTTTACACCCATTAGTAGGCGCAACCAAAGAAGACGATATCGCCGCTGATGTGCGGATGCGTTGCTATGAAATACTCATGGAACATTATTACCCCTTAGATAGAGTAATTCTCGCCATTAATCCAGCGGCAATGCGTTATGCTGGTCCAAGGGAAGCTATTTTCCATGCTCTGGTTCGCAAGAATTACGGCTGTACACATTTTATTGTTGGGCGAGATCATGCTGGTGTAGGTGACTACTACGGCACTTATGATGCTCAATATATATTTGATGAGTTTGCGCCTGAAGAATTAGGCATTGTGCCAATGAAGTTTGAACACGCTTTCTACTGCACACGCACCAAACAAATGGCGACAACTAAAACCAGTCCGAGCAGACCAGAAGAACGGGTTCACCTGTCGGGTACAAAAGTCCGGGAGATGTTGCGTCGTGGTGAGTTACCCCCACCAGAATTCTCTCGTCCTGAAGTAGTGGCTGAGTTAGCACGGGCAATGTCTATCCCACAAGCAGCTTTAGCTGAACCCTGA
- a CDS encoding Uma2 family endonuclease, whose amino-acid sequence MLEQTQLINERLWQQQPVITPGKSIKLMAEVVSTHWQNDYARKVEDYALLGILEYY is encoded by the coding sequence GTGTTAGAGCAAACACAACTAATTAATGAACGATTATGGCAACAACAACCTGTAATTACACCAGGAAAATCAATTAAACTCATGGCTGAAGTCGTGAGTACACATTGGCAAAACGACTACGCCCGCAAAGTTGAAGATTACGCCCTATTAGGTATACTTGAATATTATTAG
- the mnmA gene encoding tRNA 2-thiouridine(34) synthase MnmA, whose translation MKKVVVGLSGGVDSSVAAAMLHNQGYDVIGLTLWLMKGKGQCCSEGMIDAASVCEQLGIPHEVVDIRDVFQANIVDYLLSGYSMGITPLPCSQCNKTVKFGPMVEYAREKLGSNAIATGHYAQVRYDETTGRYKLLRAVYRNKDQSYFLYDLSQDLLSASVFPLGELNKTDTRRIAAEYGLTTADKPESQDLCLVESNGSMRAFLDRYLVPKPGDILDTTGKVLGQHDGVHHYTIGQRKGIGIAADEPLYVIELDAVNNRVVVGERTKGTQSECTLNRVNWVSIAEPATPIRAEVQIRYRSQPVPVTVIPLEDFRVRLVFDEPQFSITPGQAAVWYEGDKVLGGGIIEQFS comes from the coding sequence ATGAAAAAAGTTGTCGTTGGTCTTTCTGGTGGCGTTGACAGTTCTGTAGCTGCCGCTATGTTACACAATCAGGGCTATGATGTAATTGGTTTAACCCTTTGGCTGATGAAAGGCAAAGGGCAATGTTGCTCTGAAGGAATGATTGACGCGGCTAGTGTTTGTGAACAATTAGGCATTCCCCACGAAGTTGTTGATATTCGGGATGTCTTTCAAGCCAATATTGTGGATTATTTACTATCGGGTTACAGTATGGGAATTACGCCGTTACCTTGTTCCCAATGCAATAAAACGGTGAAATTTGGGCCAATGGTGGAATATGCGCGGGAAAAATTGGGAAGTAATGCGATCGCTACAGGTCATTATGCCCAAGTTCGCTACGATGAAACCACCGGACGTTATAAATTGTTACGTGCAGTTTATCGTAACAAAGACCAGTCCTATTTTCTCTATGATTTGTCTCAAGATTTACTAAGTGCTTCGGTTTTTCCTTTGGGAGAATTGAATAAAACCGATACCCGCAGAATTGCGGCTGAATACGGTTTAACAACTGCTGATAAACCAGAAAGTCAAGATTTATGCTTGGTGGAAAGTAACGGTTCCATGCGGGCATTTTTAGATAGATATTTAGTACCTAAACCCGGTGATATTCTCGATACCACTGGTAAAGTTTTGGGACAACATGATGGTGTTCATCATTACACAATTGGACAACGTAAGGGTATAGGTATTGCTGCGGACGAACCCTTGTATGTGATTGAATTGGATGCAGTTAATAACAGAGTAGTTGTAGGCGAGCGCACCAAAGGAACTCAATCAGAATGTACACTAAATAGAGTAAATTGGGTTTCCATAGCTGAACCGGCAACCCCCATCCGTGCAGAAGTACAAATTCGTTATCGTTCACAACCCGTACCGGTGACAGTGATACCTTTAGAAGATTTTCGTGTGCGGTTGGTGTTTGATGAACCACAGTTCAGTATTACCCCTGGACAAGCTGCGGTTTGGTATGAAGGGGATAAGGTATTGGGTGGGGGAATAATTGAACAGTTCAGTTAA
- a CDS encoding bifunctional ADP-dependent NAD(P)H-hydrate dehydratase/NAD(P)H-hydrate epimerase, giving the protein MTKEQIVVTSAQMCDIEGRIFAAGMPVAALMEKVAGLISDRLQVIIPKGRCVGILVGPGHNGGDALVVARELHFRGYQVWIYQPFSKLKELTNQHFQYAQSLGIPCFQETDKLPSCDFLVDGLFGLGLEREITDSIAYAINYFNESNKQVFSIDLPSGLHTDTGAVLGTAIRATQTFCLGLWKQGLLQEQALEYIGKPELIDFDIPLADIHTVLGEVPKIKRITQTTVIASLPLPRSPITHKYKSGHLLLICGSRRYAGSAILSGLGARASGVGMLSIAVPESVKTLLVSHLPEALIIGCPETETGAISHLQLPGKTHLSSFSVIACGPGLTQDSTPIVQQVIESQVPLILDADALNILAQIGTISTLQKRQTTTVLSPHTGEFHRLFPDISYTDRVKAVQTAAAQTGAVVLLKGARTAISNPQGVVWINSESTPALARGGSGDVLTGLMGGLLAQTANKQTPIEDVVATATWWHSQAGILAAEERTELGVDAFSLTQYLMKVLQAFT; this is encoded by the coding sequence ATGACTAAAGAACAAATAGTAGTAACATCTGCCCAAATGTGTGACATTGAAGGGCGAATATTTGCAGCGGGAATGCCTGTTGCAGCTTTGATGGAAAAAGTAGCAGGACTGATTAGTGATCGCTTACAGGTTATCATACCAAAAGGGCGATGTGTGGGAATTTTAGTCGGTCCTGGCCATAACGGTGGTGATGCTTTAGTCGTAGCTCGTGAACTACACTTTCGTGGTTATCAAGTTTGGATTTATCAACCCTTCTCTAAACTGAAGGAATTAACTAATCAACATTTTCAATATGCTCAAAGTTTGGGAATTCCTTGTTTTCAAGAAACTGATAAGTTACCAAGTTGTGATTTTTTAGTTGACGGTTTATTTGGTTTGGGTTTAGAAAGAGAAATTACTGATTCTATTGCTTATGCAATTAATTATTTTAATGAATCTAATAAACAGGTTTTCAGTATTGATTTACCTTCAGGTTTACATACAGATACAGGAGCAGTTTTAGGAACTGCTATTCGCGCTACTCAGACTTTTTGTTTAGGTTTATGGAAACAGGGTTTATTGCAAGAACAAGCATTAGAATATATTGGAAAACCTGAATTAATTGATTTTGATATTCCCTTAGCAGATATTCATACTGTTTTGGGAGAAGTACCGAAAATTAAACGCATTACTCAAACCACAGTAATTGCGTCTTTACCTTTACCCCGTTCCCCAATTACACATAAATATAAATCAGGACATTTACTATTAATTTGTGGTTCACGACGTTATGCTGGAAGTGCAATTTTAAGTGGTTTGGGTGCGCGTGCTTCTGGTGTAGGAATGTTATCTATTGCTGTACCTGAATCTGTTAAAACGCTTTTAGTTTCTCATTTACCAGAAGCTTTAATTATCGGATGTCCTGAAACAGAAACAGGGGCAATTTCTCATTTACAATTACCAGGAAAAACGCATTTAAGTTCATTCAGTGTAATTGCTTGTGGCCCCGGTTTAACTCAAGATAGCACGCCAATTGTTCAACAAGTAATTGAAAGTCAAGTTCCTTTAATTCTAGATGCCGATGCTTTAAATATATTGGCACAAATAGGGACTATTTCCACTTTACAAAAACGTCAGACAACAACGGTTCTTAGTCCTCACACAGGTGAATTTCATCGTTTATTTCCTGATATTTCCTACACAGATAGAGTCAAAGCGGTGCAAACAGCAGCGGCTCAAACTGGGGCTGTAGTTTTGTTAAAGGGGGCAAGAACAGCTATATCTAACCCTCAAGGTGTTGTTTGGATCAATTCTGAAAGTACACCAGCTTTAGCCCGTGGTGGTAGTGGTGATGTTTTAACTGGTTTAATGGGTGGATTATTAGCGCAAACTGCAAATAAACAAACTCCTATTGAAGATGTTGTTGCAACTGCGACTTGGTGGCATTCTCAAGCAGGTATTTTGGCAGCGGAAGAAAGAACAGAATTAGGTGTTGATGCTTTTAGTTTGACACAGTATTTAATGAAAGTTCTGCAGGCTTTTACGTAG
- a CDS encoding PP2C family protein-serine/threonine phosphatase has product MSQVPSHPTESNSNAATDVTPVVALKELVARLNREQNKIQDLLSSLGFALRSFNNLNQFLELIPLMATRVTDADGSALFLYKPNGQIRLEQLHWQDSQQRKNIRKALETASSQITLLPNSAPLTATTGILDDEMHRYLGPDVQIFGTAILVKHTERGWLYVLSRDPEYSWTETRQKLVRLVADQTAVAIENDELAVELRKKERLDQELEIGAEIQRRLLPRQCPNIPGAVLAARCKPANRVGGDYYDFIPTNNNQLKLNNSSAEDARWALVIGDVMGKGVPAGLIMTMLRGMLRGEVLHGNSAAGILQNLNRVMYADLENSHRFVTMFYSEYNPRTRVLAYSNAAHNPPLWWHAATKTVSRLDTLGMLIGLDANSQYEDGEVQLEPGDTVIYYTDGLTDAAAASGDRFDEDNFVTSFNAACRYCNGPQEIVDYLFDKVEEFIGPDKQNTDDMTLVILQIL; this is encoded by the coding sequence GTGTCTCAAGTGCCTTCTCACCCCACTGAAAGTAATAGTAATGCCGCGACAGATGTCACTCCAGTTGTGGCATTGAAAGAACTTGTGGCCAGGTTGAACCGCGAACAGAACAAAATTCAGGATTTGCTCAGTTCTTTAGGATTTGCCCTCAGAAGCTTTAATAATTTGAATCAGTTTTTGGAACTGATTCCACTCATGGCAACAAGAGTTACTGATGCTGATGGTAGCGCCTTATTTCTATATAAACCTAATGGTCAAATTAGGTTAGAGCAGCTACATTGGCAAGATAGCCAACAACGAAAAAATATCAGGAAAGCCCTAGAAACTGCCAGCAGTCAAATTACTCTTTTACCTAATTCTGCACCACTAACAGCAACCACAGGCATTTTAGATGATGAAATGCATCGCTACTTAGGTCCAGATGTACAAATTTTTGGTACAGCGATTTTAGTTAAGCATACAGAACGAGGATGGCTTTATGTATTAAGCCGTGATCCAGAATATAGTTGGACAGAAACTAGACAAAAGTTGGTTAGGTTAGTTGCAGATCAAACAGCCGTAGCGATTGAAAACGATGAACTAGCAGTAGAACTGAGGAAAAAAGAACGCTTAGATCAAGAATTAGAAATTGGGGCAGAAATTCAACGCCGACTTTTACCGCGTCAATGTCCTAATATTCCTGGTGCAGTTTTGGCAGCACGTTGTAAACCTGCTAACCGTGTGGGTGGAGACTACTATGATTTTATTCCCACAAATAATAATCAGTTAAAATTGAATAATAGTAGTGCAGAAGATGCCCGTTGGGCTTTGGTAATTGGCGATGTGATGGGTAAAGGTGTTCCCGCTGGTTTAATTATGACAATGTTGCGAGGAATGCTAAGAGGTGAAGTATTACATGGTAATTCCGCAGCGGGAATTTTGCAAAATTTGAATCGAGTTATGTATGCGGATTTGGAAAATTCCCACCGCTTTGTGACAATGTTTTATTCAGAATATAATCCCCGCACAAGAGTTTTGGCTTATAGTAATGCAGCACACAATCCCCCTTTGTGGTGGCACGCTGCGACTAAAACTGTGAGCAGATTGGATACTTTGGGAATGCTAATTGGTTTGGATGCTAACAGCCAATATGAAGATGGGGAAGTACAATTAGAACCTGGTGATACGGTTATTTATTATACGGACGGCTTGACTGATGCGGCTGCGGCTAGTGGTGATCGCTTTGATGAAGATAATTTTGTCACTTCATTTAATGCGGCTTGTCGTTATTGCAATGGACCCCAGGAAATTGTTGATTATTTATTTGATAAAGTTGAGGAATTTATTGGTCCTGATAAGCAAAATACTGATGATATGACGTTGGTGATTTTGCAGATTTTGTAA
- the ftsY gene encoding signal recognition particle-docking protein FtsY, protein MVFNWFRRQHNDSSDTPEQQPEGETQPIQETQPEPAVETTEDTAELLAFAKAAYKNIQHKQQAQIQETDSAEEYASISAAIPEETTPEEVATSVTAEVTPVNVSEEPTRQEVAPTSFSQETTEVSSLENPATLSFLERAAVERQAKQERLIATAIEVEEAETTPTLASTTSTPDDIEAEISELEFDDGFVWSVEVLAAQGRRAEDISMEEITWLKKLRQGLDKTRRNILNQLKAIVGQGPLNQAAVSEIEALLLQADVGVEATDFMIDALQKKLRDEVTAPDEAIAYLKKILRDMLDAPNKATEKSTFAPEKDNLSIWLITGVNGAGKTTTIGKIAHLAHKSGYKCLIGAADTFRAAAVEQVKVWGSRSGVEVIANPGQNTDPAAVVFDAITAAQSRGTELLLIDTAGRLQNKRNLMDELSKIRRIIDKKAPNIHVESLLVLDSTLGQNGLRQAEVFSQAAQVSGVVLTKLDGTAKGGVALAVVQQLGLPIRFIGAGEGIEDLRPFSSYEFVEALLNG, encoded by the coding sequence ATGGTTTTTAATTGGTTTCGTCGTCAACATAATGATTCTTCTGATACCCCTGAACAACAGCCAGAGGGGGAAACCCAGCCTATACAAGAAACACAACCAGAACCAGCCGTAGAAACTACAGAAGATACGGCTGAGTTGTTGGCTTTTGCTAAAGCTGCTTACAAAAATATTCAGCACAAACAACAAGCTCAGATTCAAGAAACTGACTCTGCTGAGGAATATGCATCAATATCAGCAGCTATTCCTGAAGAAACGACTCCAGAAGAAGTAGCAACATCTGTCACCGCAGAAGTAACCCCAGTAAATGTTTCTGAAGAACCCACTCGACAAGAAGTAGCCCCAACATCTTTTTCTCAAGAAACAACAGAAGTTTCTAGCCTAGAAAATCCAGCTACCTTATCTTTTTTAGAACGGGCAGCAGTAGAAAGACAAGCCAAACAAGAAAGATTGATAGCCACAGCCATTGAAGTTGAAGAAGCAGAAACAACACCAACTTTGGCATCAACTACAAGTACACCAGATGATATAGAAGCAGAAATTTCCGAACTGGAATTTGATGATGGGTTTGTGTGGTCAGTAGAAGTTTTGGCAGCCCAAGGAAGACGGGCAGAAGATATTTCTATGGAAGAAATTACTTGGCTGAAAAAGTTACGCCAAGGCTTAGATAAAACACGGAGGAATATCCTCAACCAACTGAAAGCAATAGTTGGTCAAGGGCCTCTAAATCAAGCTGCTGTATCGGAAATTGAAGCATTACTACTGCAAGCTGATGTGGGTGTAGAGGCGACAGATTTTATGATTGATGCTTTACAGAAAAAACTCCGGGATGAAGTCACAGCTCCAGACGAAGCGATCGCATACCTGAAAAAAATTCTCCGGGATATGCTGGATGCACCCAATAAAGCCACTGAAAAATCTACCTTTGCGCCAGAAAAAGATAACTTAAGCATTTGGTTAATCACTGGAGTTAACGGTGCTGGGAAAACAACCACAATTGGTAAAATAGCTCATTTAGCCCATAAATCTGGTTATAAATGCTTAATTGGCGCTGCTGACACCTTCCGCGCTGCCGCAGTCGAACAGGTTAAAGTTTGGGGTAGTAGAAGTGGTGTAGAAGTTATTGCCAATCCCGGACAGAATACAGATCCAGCCGCAGTGGTATTTGATGCGATTACCGCAGCCCAATCACGAGGAACAGAATTACTATTAATAGATACTGCTGGAAGACTCCAAAACAAGAGAAACTTAATGGACGAATTGAGCAAAATTCGACGTATTATCGACAAAAAAGCCCCAAATATTCATGTAGAATCCCTCTTAGTTTTAGATTCTACCTTGGGACAAAACGGACTCCGGCAAGCTGAAGTATTTTCCCAAGCAGCCCAAGTAAGCGGTGTAGTCTTAACCAAACTCGATGGTACAGCCAAAGGTGGTGTTGCCCTGGCCGTTGTCCAACAATTAGGTTTACCCATTCGTTTTATTGGTGCTGGAGAAGGAATTGAAGATTTGCGCCCATTCTCCAGTTATGAGTTTGTCGAAGCCCTATTAAATGGCTAA
- the nusB gene encoding transcription antitermination factor NusB, translating into MQPRKPQQIARELALLSLSQLPVNPKKLEKLPDEQLVAKLVLGAVRTLTTEVQDTLNNAAGELQRSNDRLLTSQTRASDLNTARTMLQEAITYTQTAINQVGTAVDFPELIQLANQDKEVRNYAKEIIITVNENRNVIDQIISDALVDWQVTRLAQIDRDILQIAAAEMKFMGVPASIAINEAVELAKRYSGDEGHRFINGVLRRVTEQKQTA; encoded by the coding sequence ATGCAACCTCGCAAACCCCAACAAATAGCCCGTGAATTGGCGTTGTTAAGCCTCAGCCAACTGCCGGTAAACCCCAAGAAATTGGAGAAATTACCAGATGAACAATTAGTAGCCAAGTTAGTTTTAGGCGCAGTACGTACTTTGACTACAGAAGTTCAAGATACCCTCAATAATGCGGCGGGTGAACTGCAACGCAGTAATGACCGCCTCCTAACTAGCCAAACTAGGGCTTCAGACCTAAATACAGCTAGAACTATGCTTCAAGAAGCGATCACCTATACTCAAACAGCCATCAATCAAGTGGGTACAGCAGTTGATTTTCCAGAATTAATTCAGTTGGCTAATCAGGACAAAGAAGTTCGCAATTACGCCAAAGAAATTATCATCACCGTCAACGAAAATCGCAATGTCATAGATCAAATTATTTCTGATGCCTTAGTAGATTGGCAAGTAACTCGTTTAGCCCAAATCGACAGAGATATCCTGCAAATTGCAGCGGCAGAAATGAAGTTTATGGGAGTTCCAGCCAGTATCGCCATCAACGAAGCTGTAGAATTAGCCAAACGCTACAGTGGAGATGAAGGACATCGGTTTATTAATGGTGTCTTGCGCCGCGTCACAGAGCAAAAACAAACGGCATAG
- a CDS encoding glycosyltransferase family 2 protein: MLSIYILTYNEEVDIGPCIKSAMLSDDIMVVDSCSSDRTVEIASCYPVRIVEHAFESHGKQRTWMLDSVTPKYEWVYILEADERMTPELFAECVAATQNPDYIGYYVAERVMFMNHWIRYSTQYPRYQMRLFRHGKVWFTDYGHTEREVCNGTTSFIKETYPHYTCSKGLTRWIEKHNRYSTDEAKETVYQLQKGDVNWQDLFLGKSEVERRRALKDVSLRIPARPLTRFIYTYFFLGGCLDGQAGLAWCTLQAFYEYLILLKVWEMKYSRSQQSAVSSKH; the protein is encoded by the coding sequence ATGCTATCAATTTACATACTTACCTATAACGAAGAGGTAGATATTGGCCCTTGTATTAAGTCAGCGATGTTATCTGATGACATCATGGTTGTAGACTCATGCAGTAGCGATCGCACTGTAGAAATTGCCAGTTGTTATCCAGTTCGCATCGTTGAACACGCTTTTGAAAGTCACGGGAAACAACGCACCTGGATGTTAGACTCTGTAACTCCTAAATATGAATGGGTCTACATTCTCGAAGCCGACGAGCGAATGACACCAGAACTTTTTGCTGAATGTGTAGCCGCAACTCAAAATCCAGATTATATCGGTTACTACGTTGCTGAACGGGTAATGTTCATGAATCATTGGATTCGCTACAGCACTCAATATCCCCGCTACCAAATGCGTCTTTTCCGTCATGGTAAAGTTTGGTTCACAGATTATGGTCATACGGAACGGGAAGTTTGTAATGGCACAACCAGCTTTATTAAAGAAACTTATCCCCATTACACTTGTAGTAAAGGTTTGACCCGCTGGATCGAAAAACATAACCGTTATTCTACAGATGAAGCTAAAGAGACTGTGTATCAATTACAAAAGGGCGATGTGAACTGGCAAGATTTATTCCTTGGTAAATCAGAAGTGGAAAGACGACGCGCTCTCAAGGATGTATCTTTGCGTATACCTGCCAGACCACTGACACGCTTTATCTATACGTATTTTTTCTTAGGTGGTTGCTTGGATGGGCAAGCTGGTTTAGCTTGGTGTACTTTGCAAGCATTCTACGAATACCTGATCCTGCTGAAAGTTTGGGAAATGAAATACAGCCGCAGTCAGCAGTCAGCAGTCAGCAGTAAACACTAA